AAAATATGTTCCAACATTCTTAGAACGTTTATAACCTGAACAATGCTCAAAAATCACATTAGGATAACGCTCACCAGCAGCTATTGTAGCATCCATATAACCAAAACTTGTAGTGAATATAACCTTATTACCAGCAGCCACTAAATCATCAATAACTGGACTAACCCTATCCTCAGCAACACTCTCAACATACGATGTATCAAGAAATGGCATCTCTTGAGCAACCTTTCTTCTACCAACATCATGAGCATATGTCCATCCATAATCCCCAATAGGCCCCACATAAATCCACGCAGCCTTTATTCTCTGAGGTTGAGAAACAGTTTGCGTAACAGTTTTAGTAACTTGAGTAGACGGAAGAAACACACGATCCAAAGCTCCTACAGCAGCACCACCCACAACAAGCCCGGCACCTACAAGCGCAGCATTTTTAATAAACTCCCTCCTCGAAACACCTCTCTCAGATGACATAATACTCACACATTACCATACTACTTACTTGATATAAGTTTTACGTTTAATGTTTAAGTTAATTTTACACAATTATGTTAAAAATTTCCGTATCTCTACTATTTCTGGAAGCTATCGATGAGCGTTTCATACCTAATAAAATAAGATCCACATCTACATTAAATAATGAAAAGAATTTACATAAGGCTCGATAAGAAAGCTTAGAACTTTGTTTCTAGAATGAATTGTTGACAAGTTTGTTTTGTGGATTTTAAGCGAGTTGCTCTCAAGCAGGCTATAGCAGGGGCTTGACAAAGCCCAGAACTCAGTACAATAAAACCTCGGATAGAGCTGAGAGTCTCCCAACTTCAGTCGTGGAGAGTGTCAATGTAGAAAATGAGTTTGGAAAAAGTCTCAATAGCAAAAGACATTAATGAAATCAATAGTTTGTTTTTCTCTTAAGATACTGAGAAAGTATGGAGTCTGCTATTGTGTATTTTCCTCTACTTTCTTTTTGCACATAACCGTACTGCAGTAATCTTTCAAGGTAAAGTTGAAGTATTTTTGATTGAGGTATAGGTTTTCCCTCTTGTTTTGAGAGCACTTGAGCAATCTCAGATGGTGTTGTTACATCATACTTTGCCATTATTTCTAAGATTTTTAAAATACGAGGAGTTTTAATTACTGTTCTTAGTTTAGTTAAATCTTTTTCGATTTCTGCTATTAGTAATGGATCTTCATACATTTTACTAACAACATCTGAAGCTATTCTTTCATCAATTACTTTAGTCTTCTGCTCATTTGCGTTGAATATACATTTCTGTCCAATGTAGCTGAGCCAAGCTGGTATTCCATCAACGTTTTGAACTAACATGTCTAATGTATCTTCTGTTACCGTAAATCCCTCTGAAATAAATCCTTCATAAAGATAGTTTTTCGCAATTTTCTGGGAGAAAGGTTTCACATGTATCGGCATAAAGGTCATGTAAAATGGTGCCTCTTTTAAGTTTAATATATCTGTAATCATTCCAACAGCAGAACCGCTTATTATGTAAGTTGTTTTCTCTTGATGCTGATATATACTTCGCATTGTGTGAAAAATACCCCTCCGCCACACTTTCAAATCCCTAACAAATTGGAATTCATCAATAAATACAACAAATCTTTTATCCTGCTCTTGAGCTAAAACTTCAGGTAGCCTTAATATACTTTCAAGCAGTCTATCTTCTACTTCCATTCTATTACGATTTTCATGGAGTGTTTTTTCAAATTCAAGATGCAATTCTAAAGACCCTATAAGAGATTGAACCTTAAAACTTGAACTCTTTAACCGTCCTAGTATTTCAGAAAGCGCCAAAACTATCTTTGAAGATGTCTCACGCACTAAGTGCTTTAATTTAATAGATATTCCCACTTGATTGAAATAATCTTCAAGTATTGAAAAATTATAGAGTCTTAAAAATGAAACAGGATCCAAATAACCCCTCTCCATCTTAACCTCCAAATCTATAAAGCTTGTGAG
This is a stretch of genomic DNA from Thermoprotei archaeon. It encodes these proteins:
- a CDS encoding ATP-binding protein, encoding MVRFVFGRPIKNLEDFYDREELLESMINYIERGQSYALIGFRRMGKTSILNVLEQILSKRGFLTSFIDLEVKMERGYLDPVSFLRLYNFSILEDYFNQVGISIKLKHLVRETSSKIVLALSEILGRLKSSSFKVQSLIGSLELHLEFEKTLHENRNRMEVEDRLLESILRLPEVLAQEQDKRFVVFIDEFQFVRDLKVWRRGIFHTMRSIYQHQEKTTYIISGSAVGMITDILNLKEAPFYMTFMPIHVKPFSQKIAKNYLYEGFISEGFTVTEDTLDMLVQNVDGIPAWLSYIGQKCIFNANEQKTKVIDERIASDVVSKMYEDPLLIAEIEKDLTKLRTVIKTPRILKILEIMAKYDVTTPSEIAQVLSKQEGKPIPQSKILQLYLERLLQYGYVQKESRGKYTIADSILSQYLKRKTNY